The Claveliimonas bilis genome window below encodes:
- a CDS encoding dockerin type I domain-containing protein has translation MRIKDNYRIIRRWIRTILFVICLIWFAGNVSEVHAQEYVLREAIGDLEALVGIEISDEQADEWSAEEKSQGSQDAQAGAQYPFLEYGSDYGYQDMIKRDHGEQRQALYRELNEECRKFTVDGSDASTVSVGENQYAKAFTVNLSELGLTDLTGYEKTEVYFTFRNDNPQYFWLANSVLYSGRTLEVVTYDEYADGDVRRNTLDEIVNTAETVYQSGISDQDHIYNKVLYIHDTLIADIEYSEDTTIPISHSIAGAMTSSRSAVCEGYAKVMQVMMNSYNIENIYVTGYAGGGHAWNMVQMDDGLYYWLDATWDDQFYEEFQHDYFLVGNENFTDHIPDSPDSSGVNFLYELPEASDTDYVYDPSSGEIEKKAGDINGDGYINLVDLMMCLNHIGRKELLETEPLKTADINGDGTVNLVDLMRLLNYVGRKSSVL, from the coding sequence ATGAGGATAAAAGATAACTACAGAATAATTCGCAGATGGATAAGGACTATTTTATTTGTTATCTGTCTGATATGGTTTGCCGGAAATGTCTCTGAAGTTCATGCACAAGAGTATGTGTTGCGTGAAGCCATAGGAGATCTGGAAGCATTGGTTGGGATTGAAATATCTGATGAGCAGGCTGACGAATGGAGTGCGGAAGAAAAGAGTCAGGGTAGTCAGGATGCACAGGCAGGAGCTCAGTATCCATTTTTAGAATATGGATCAGATTACGGGTATCAGGATATGATAAAGAGAGATCATGGAGAACAAAGGCAGGCACTTTATCGTGAATTGAATGAAGAGTGCCGAAAGTTTACCGTAGATGGGTCAGATGCGTCGACAGTATCGGTCGGTGAAAATCAGTATGCAAAAGCATTTACAGTTAATCTGTCAGAACTTGGTCTGACTGATTTGACAGGCTATGAAAAGACAGAAGTTTACTTTACATTCCGGAACGATAATCCCCAGTATTTTTGGTTGGCGAACAGTGTCTTATACTCCGGCCGTACCTTAGAGGTCGTGACGTATGACGAATACGCTGATGGTGATGTTCGCAGAAATACATTAGATGAGATAGTAAACACAGCAGAGACAGTATATCAGTCTGGAATTTCAGACCAGGATCATATCTACAATAAAGTGCTATATATCCATGATACTTTGATTGCAGATATTGAATATTCAGAAGATACCACAATACCAATTTCTCATTCTATTGCAGGTGCTATGACCTCCAGCCGGTCGGCGGTATGTGAAGGCTATGCGAAAGTGATGCAGGTTATGATGAATTCTTATAATATTGAGAATATATATGTGACAGGATATGCCGGGGGCGGACATGCCTGGAACATGGTGCAGATGGATGACGGGCTATACTACTGGCTGGATGCTACATGGGACGATCAGTTCTATGAAGAGTTTCAGCATGATTATTTCCTGGTAGGAAATGAAAACTTTACAGATCATATTCCGGATTCACCCGATAGTTCGGGAGTAAATTTCCTATATGAATTGCCGGAAGCCTCTGATACAGATTATGTGTATGACCCTTCTTCTGGAGAGATAGAGAAGAAGGCGGGAGACATTAATGGAGATGGCTACATTAACTTAGTCGATCTTATGATGTGTTTGAATCATATTGGGAGGAAGGAACTTTTGGAAACGGAACCACTTAAAACAGCGGATATTAACGGAGATGGCACTGTTAATTTGGTGGATTTAATGCGCTTGCTGAATTATGTGGGACGAAAGAGCAGTGTTTTATAA
- the baiB gene encoding bile acid--CoA ligase BaiB: protein MANIAKAKPDDPAIVYISPKNTESVMTWRALEELSNRIAWYLMDQGIRSGKSVVVALPNIPTHIALAFGIWKAGACYVPVSDRLPRRNLLEICGCVSPSLVVTNRWKPSKYFSLSSTKLKEVCQEYPAEMPPDTLAVPNLANCTGGTSGKTKVVLQNMPAGGSDEGLRAWFAMTGMRFEMRQLLAGPLFHGAPHSVAFNGLFCGNTLYMPSCFDQRAIVALIKKHQIEYVQLVPTLMQRIIKMPDFNPEDLGSLKVLCHTGGVCSPDLKKEWFRILSPEKIYEIYSMTECVGITSIRGDEWLIHEGSVGKMPCGSIAIRDDNGQDLPVGQAGNIYMSWTENAPEIGFLNSPPPEISKDGFRSVGDIGYIDNDGYLYFVDRRSDMIVTGGENVFANEVETVLKKSKKVLDVVVVGIPDKEWGHRIHAIVETKEPVSDKSLIRLALDYLPPYKIPKSFEFVDEIPRNANGKVVRSTLVEQYIKNNSDSNGD from the coding sequence TTGGCTAATATCGCAAAAGCAAAACCAGATGATCCTGCGATCGTATACATTTCCCCTAAGAATACAGAGTCCGTCATGACCTGGCGGGCTCTGGAGGAATTATCCAATCGAATTGCATGGTATCTTATGGATCAGGGAATCCGATCAGGTAAAAGTGTAGTTGTAGCGCTCCCTAACATTCCCACACATATTGCTCTTGCATTTGGCATTTGGAAAGCAGGTGCATGCTATGTTCCTGTATCCGACAGGCTTCCCAGAAGGAATCTTCTTGAAATTTGCGGATGTGTCTCACCTTCTCTTGTTGTGACTAACCGCTGGAAGCCCAGCAAATATTTCAGTCTGAGTTCAACCAAATTAAAAGAAGTATGTCAGGAATATCCGGCTGAAATGCCGCCCGATACTCTTGCTGTACCCAATCTTGCAAACTGTACCGGCGGAACGTCAGGAAAAACCAAGGTTGTCCTTCAAAATATGCCCGCCGGAGGAAGTGATGAAGGGCTTCGGGCATGGTTTGCCATGACCGGTATGAGATTTGAAATGCGTCAGCTTCTGGCTGGGCCACTCTTTCACGGTGCCCCTCACTCTGTCGCCTTTAATGGGCTTTTTTGCGGAAATACATTGTATATGCCCTCCTGTTTCGACCAGAGAGCAATCGTAGCTTTAATCAAAAAACACCAGATCGAGTACGTACAGTTGGTTCCAACGCTTATGCAGCGCATTATCAAGATGCCGGATTTTAATCCGGAGGATCTTGGCAGCCTGAAAGTTTTATGCCATACCGGAGGAGTCTGTTCTCCAGATCTTAAGAAGGAATGGTTCCGCATTCTTTCACCGGAGAAAATATATGAAATCTATTCCATGACAGAATGTGTGGGGATCACCTCTATCCGTGGGGATGAATGGCTGATCCATGAAGGCAGCGTTGGAAAAATGCCTTGCGGAAGTATTGCGATCCGTGACGACAACGGGCAGGATCTTCCTGTCGGTCAGGCCGGTAATATCTATATGTCCTGGACAGAAAATGCACCGGAAATCGGATTTTTAAATTCTCCTCCGCCGGAAATCTCCAAAGACGGTTTTCGGAGTGTGGGCGACATCGGATATATCGATAACGATGGTTATCTGTATTTTGTCGACAGGCGCAGCGATATGATCGTAACCGGAGGAGAGAATGTATTTGCCAATGAGGTAGAAACTGTATTAAAAAAATCAAAAAAAGTTTTAGATGTGGTTGTTGTCGGTATTCCCGACAAGGAATGGGGGCATCGCATCCACGCTATCGTTGAGACCAAGGAGCCTGTAAGCGATAAAAGCCTGATACGGCTTGCCCTTGATTATCTGCCCCCTTATAAGATTCCAAAATCTTTTGAATTTGTGGATGAAATTCCACGAAACGCAAACGGTAAAGTCGTACGCAGTACGCTTGTAGAGCAGTATATTAAAAACAATTCAGATTCAAATGGAGACTAA
- a CDS encoding heavy metal translocating P-type ATPase: MKYIIKHEIRGRLRIHVIQKKMTCAEADTLLWYLDRQKNITDVKVYERTADAVICYSGDRTALIRLLRSFRYENVTVPETVVRNSGRTLNTAYKEKLIAKILLHYGGRLLMPSPLRAGVVVFRSLKYLAAGLCCIRKGKIEVPLLDAAAIGVSVIRKDFNTAGSVMFLLGVGELLEEWTHKKSVGDLARSMSLNIKKVWLKRDGQEILVKADQIRKGDVVTVHMGNVIPFDGEVYGGEGMVNQVSLTGEAMPVRRVQGQSVYAGTVVEEGELDVLVKAVSGSTRFEKIVAMIEDSEKLKSSMESRAEHLADRLVPYTLFGTAGVWFLTRNVTKALSVLMVDFSCALKLAMPLTVLSAIREAGGYGITVKGGKFLEAIAEADTVVFDKTGTLTKAKPTVKAVLPFGDYPEEECLRIAACLEEHFPHSMAKAVVDAAKKRQLAHEEMHSKVEYIVAHGISSYIDGKKVVIGSRHFVFEDESCAVRPEYQERFETLPEEYSHLYLAVEQELIAVICIEDPLRKEAADMIRALRAEGIKKTVMMTGDSEKTAASVARQVGVDEYYAEVLPEEKAGFVEREKALGHKVIMIGDGINDSPALSAADAGIAISDGAEIAREIADITIAAEDLGELVTLKRLTNGMMKRIRKNYHQIIGINAGLILLGGVGMIRPTSSALLHNTSTLLISLRSMRNLLTDGNK; encoded by the coding sequence ATGAAATATATCATAAAGCATGAGATCAGAGGCCGTCTTCGCATTCATGTCATTCAGAAAAAAATGACATGTGCGGAGGCGGATACTCTTTTGTGGTATCTGGACAGACAGAAAAATATAACAGATGTCAAAGTGTATGAACGCACCGCAGACGCTGTCATCTGTTATAGCGGGGATCGGACCGCGCTGATCCGGCTGCTGAGAAGTTTCCGGTATGAAAATGTAACTGTGCCGGAAACAGTTGTTCGTAATTCCGGGAGGACGCTGAACACAGCATATAAGGAGAAGCTTATTGCGAAAATACTGCTGCATTACGGTGGGAGACTTCTGATGCCCTCTCCGCTGCGGGCGGGGGTTGTGGTGTTCCGCTCTCTGAAATATCTTGCCGCGGGACTGTGCTGTATCCGGAAAGGGAAGATTGAAGTCCCGCTTCTGGACGCGGCAGCGATCGGCGTCTCTGTCATACGCAAAGACTTTAATACCGCCGGTTCGGTTATGTTTCTCCTGGGAGTCGGAGAACTTCTGGAAGAGTGGACCCATAAAAAATCAGTGGGAGACCTGGCGCGGAGTATGTCCCTGAACATTAAAAAGGTCTGGCTTAAAAGAGACGGACAGGAAATCCTTGTGAAGGCAGACCAGATCCGGAAGGGAGATGTCGTGACCGTACATATGGGAAATGTGATTCCTTTTGACGGAGAAGTTTACGGCGGGGAAGGGATGGTAAACCAGGTTTCTCTGACCGGGGAGGCCATGCCTGTACGCAGAGTACAGGGCCAGTCTGTCTATGCGGGAACTGTAGTCGAGGAGGGAGAACTGGACGTTCTGGTAAAGGCGGTTTCAGGATCTACCAGATTTGAAAAGATTGTGGCAATGATCGAAGATTCTGAGAAATTGAAGTCTTCCATGGAGAGCAGGGCGGAGCACCTTGCTGACAGGCTTGTGCCGTATACTTTATTCGGAACAGCAGGCGTATGGTTCCTGACCCGGAATGTAACCAAAGCGTTATCTGTGCTCATGGTAGACTTTTCCTGTGCCCTAAAGCTTGCTATGCCGCTGACCGTACTGTCAGCGATCCGGGAAGCAGGCGGATACGGAATTACAGTAAAGGGCGGGAAGTTTTTAGAGGCAATAGCAGAAGCGGACACAGTGGTCTTTGATAAGACGGGGACGCTCACAAAGGCGAAGCCGACTGTGAAAGCGGTACTTCCTTTTGGAGATTATCCGGAGGAAGAATGTCTGCGGATTGCGGCGTGCCTGGAGGAACATTTTCCCCATTCCATGGCAAAGGCCGTGGTGGATGCGGCAAAGAAGCGGCAGCTCGCCCATGAGGAAATGCATTCTAAAGTAGAATATATCGTAGCTCATGGGATTTCTTCCTATATCGATGGGAAAAAAGTGGTGATCGGCAGCAGACATTTTGTTTTTGAGGATGAGAGCTGTGCGGTCCGCCCGGAATACCAGGAAAGGTTTGAGACGCTGCCGGAAGAATATTCCCACTTGTATCTTGCCGTCGAGCAGGAGCTGATAGCAGTCATCTGTATCGAAGATCCATTAAGGAAAGAAGCGGCAGATATGATTCGGGCGCTGCGGGCAGAAGGAATAAAGAAAACAGTTATGATGACTGGAGACAGTGAGAAGACTGCCGCCTCTGTCGCACGCCAGGTTGGTGTAGATGAGTATTATGCGGAGGTGCTGCCGGAAGAAAAGGCCGGATTTGTGGAACGGGAGAAAGCACTGGGGCATAAGGTTATTATGATCGGGGACGGAATCAATGATTCCCCTGCTCTGTCTGCTGCTGATGCCGGCATCGCAATCAGCGATGGCGCAGAGATTGCAAGAGAGATTGCCGATATTACCATCGCAGCGGAAGACCTGGGAGAGCTTGTTACATTGAAACGCCTCACAAACGGAATGATGAAGCGGATCAGGAAAAATTATCACCAGATTATCGGGATCAATGCAGGGCTGATCCTGCTGGGAGGCGTTGGAATGATCAGGCCTACCTCCTCCGCTTTGCTCCACAATACATCGACCCTGCTGATCAGCTTAAGGAGCATGAGAAATCTTTTGACAGACGGAAATAAATAA
- a CDS encoding Fur family transcriptional regulator, with the protein MNGKDEIIQRLKENGCRITKQRKILIDIILENDCTSCKEIYYKASQEDKRIGLATVYRMINALEEIGAINRKNMYRVECGETGNNDDGCEIVLEDDTVLRMPKEKLDRIVQEGVRQSGYLNSGKKISKIIYHSGQI; encoded by the coding sequence GTGAACGGAAAAGATGAGATTATTCAAAGGCTAAAAGAAAACGGGTGCCGGATCACAAAGCAGAGAAAGATCCTGATTGATATTATTTTAGAAAATGACTGTACAAGCTGTAAAGAAATCTATTACAAGGCATCACAGGAAGATAAAAGGATCGGCTTGGCAACTGTATACCGTATGATCAATGCACTGGAAGAAATCGGTGCAATCAACAGAAAGAATATGTATAGAGTAGAATGCGGGGAGACAGGTAATAATGATGACGGATGTGAAATTGTTCTGGAGGATGATACGGTTCTGCGAATGCCGAAAGAAAAGCTGGATCGGATTGTTCAGGAAGGTGTCAGACAAAGCGGATATCTGAATTCGGGGAAGAAAATATCAAAGATTATTTATCATAGCGGGCAGATATAA
- a CDS encoding CaiB/BaiF CoA transferase family protein — protein MKQIDNKLTQKFDEYPQFGVLQGVKVFVTGTNIAGPFAGCLMAEMGAQVLQAESPSIACQTRGTLSWSQNHRNEYSITINTAKASGRKIFYKCVEWADIWIEAGKPGSYAKRGITDKSCWEHNKALTIVHVSGYGQFGPSKDKPSYDVSGQAMGGYMYLNGPSPTSSPLKVNPYLSDYVTAYNACIVALSGYINAQRTGEGDSCDVAQYDTMFRLLDNYPARWFNNGYPKQGEPVPERTGNKSDMAACFSFYDTKDGNTIFVAITGQGPVTRGYPIIGMGKPGVAKDIPKDCTGFPLFDPRGQKADKLLTEFCASHTCDELEEIFNKAGIPCQRAYGPADIEKDPQYEARENLVEWEDQCFGRMKGIGITNIFKKNPSQIVASAPCFGEHNREVLQYFGYTDEEIDKLYKNKDIVTWTPAETAKRKLFVEWGFFWDPERQAKRIGLEYPPKKKTKK, from the coding sequence ATGAAACAAATCGACAACAAATTAACTCAAAAATTTGATGAATATCCGCAGTTTGGTGTTCTTCAGGGCGTTAAGGTATTTGTAACTGGTACCAACATCGCCGGACCATTTGCCGGATGCCTCATGGCTGAAATGGGAGCACAGGTCCTTCAGGCCGAATCTCCTTCCATCGCCTGCCAGACAAGAGGTACACTGTCGTGGTCTCAGAACCACCGTAACGAATATTCCATTACGATCAATACAGCAAAGGCTTCCGGACGTAAAATCTTCTATAAATGTGTCGAATGGGCAGATATCTGGATCGAGGCCGGTAAGCCGGGATCTTACGCAAAACGCGGTATTACAGATAAATCCTGCTGGGAACACAATAAAGCCCTTACAATTGTCCATGTATCAGGATACGGACAGTTTGGGCCATCTAAGGACAAACCGTCCTACGATGTGTCCGGACAGGCAATGGGCGGATATATGTACCTGAACGGACCTTCGCCCACTTCCAGCCCTCTGAAAGTAAATCCGTACCTGTCAGACTATGTGACCGCATACAATGCCTGCATCGTCGCTCTCTCCGGCTATATCAACGCACAGCGCACCGGCGAGGGAGATTCCTGTGACGTGGCACAGTATGACACAATGTTCCGTCTGCTGGACAACTATCCGGCAAGGTGGTTCAACAACGGCTATCCGAAGCAGGGCGAGCCTGTTCCGGAGCGTACAGGAAACAAGAGCGACATGGCGGCATGCTTCTCCTTCTACGATACAAAGGACGGCAATACTATCTTTGTCGCTATCACAGGACAGGGCCCTGTTACCCGCGGATATCCGATCATCGGTATGGGAAAACCGGGCGTGGCAAAAGATATTCCAAAAGACTGTACCGGATTCCCTCTCTTTGACCCAAGGGGACAGAAAGCCGACAAACTCCTTACCGAGTTCTGTGCTTCCCACACCTGCGACGAGCTGGAAGAAATCTTCAACAAGGCAGGTATCCCCTGCCAGAGAGCTTACGGACCTGCTGATATCGAAAAAGATCCGCAGTATGAAGCACGTGAGAACCTGGTGGAATGGGAAGATCAGTGCTTCGGCCGCATGAAAGGCATCGGCATTACCAATATCTTCAAGAAGAATCCTTCTCAGATCGTTGCTTCCGCTCCCTGCTTCGGCGAGCACAACAGGGAAGTTCTTCAGTACTTTGGCTATACCGACGAGGAGATCGACAAACTCTACAAAAATAAAGACATTGTAACATGGACTCCTGCCGAGACAGCAAAACGGAAATTATTCGTAGAATGGGGATTCTTCTGGGATCCGGAACGTCAGGCAAAACGGATCGGACTGGAATATCCGCCGAAAAAGAAAACAAAGAAATAG
- a CDS encoding DUF6110 family protein: MFSESLMKKIGLFAGGVLFGTAGVKILSSRDAKKVYTECTAAALRAKDCVMKTVTTVQENAEDILAEAQQINEERTAQEAAAVQETEEDGADPSDEGKI; the protein is encoded by the coding sequence ATGTTTAGTGAATCATTAATGAAGAAGATCGGATTATTTGCAGGAGGTGTCCTCTTCGGAACGGCAGGGGTAAAGATTTTATCCAGCAGGGATGCAAAGAAGGTATATACAGAGTGTACGGCGGCTGCTCTGCGCGCGAAGGACTGCGTGATGAAAACAGTTACCACAGTCCAGGAAAACGCAGAGGATATCCTTGCGGAAGCACAGCAGATCAATGAGGAAAGGACAGCGCAGGAGGCTGCGGCAGTGCAGGAAACAGAAGAAGACGGTGCGGATCCTTCAGATGAAGGAAAGATATAG
- a CDS encoding MFS transporter, translating to METKKFKGWGVLVAAFILSFIPTAIMSNCFSLFMAPVCADLGFSTTSWSMVSLISSFASAIGAMIIAGMYQKKNMKLIMMIVTIGTSLCWVVATFCTAIWQFYLIFGLSNIFMAGLTQLPISMLVTAWFEDRRATMMSIAYAGGGLGGTVWSPVLTKFISSGTDGWKTAMLFAAVTVGVITVLTALFLVKRSPAEYGTEPYRTGNKTDQKDSRQEKAAEWIGVSKKVATKSSAWYCVLGVVICVGILAAGVTTHVPNFVTSIAQDGGTLQGTVLSVYSVVSIFGMLGGGVLMDKLGIRKTVLCAAVLVIVGLASLVAYSVTGITVVVFGYAFFALAMFLPKVLPAVLMSKVFGTKDYAGIYATANLFFLIGSAFGAVLTSIIQGIAGYGMTWIFYMIVAVLMFFFVSGAISGSEKLQAKYPQGD from the coding sequence ATGGAGACTAAAAAATTTAAAGGCTGGGGAGTACTCGTTGCAGCGTTCATCCTGTCATTTATACCCACAGCCATTATGAGCAACTGCTTTTCCCTGTTCATGGCGCCGGTTTGTGCTGATCTCGGCTTCAGTACAACAAGCTGGTCAATGGTAAGTCTGATCTCCTCTTTTGCAAGTGCGATCGGAGCTATGATCATTGCAGGAATGTACCAGAAGAAAAATATGAAACTCATCATGATGATCGTAACGATCGGAACAAGTCTATGCTGGGTAGTTGCAACCTTTTGTACTGCTATCTGGCAGTTCTACCTGATATTCGGCCTGTCAAATATTTTTATGGCCGGTCTGACACAGCTTCCGATTTCCATGCTTGTCACTGCATGGTTTGAAGACCGGCGCGCAACCATGATGTCGATCGCTTATGCCGGAGGCGGCCTTGGCGGTACAGTATGGTCGCCTGTTCTTACAAAATTTATTTCTTCCGGAACTGACGGATGGAAAACCGCAATGCTGTTTGCAGCTGTTACAGTCGGCGTCATCACCGTCCTTACTGCCCTCTTCCTGGTAAAACGTTCTCCTGCAGAGTATGGCACAGAACCATACCGCACCGGAAACAAAACAGACCAGAAGGACAGCCGTCAGGAAAAGGCAGCCGAGTGGATCGGCGTATCTAAAAAAGTTGCCACAAAATCCAGCGCATGGTACTGCGTCCTTGGCGTTGTGATCTGTGTCGGTATACTGGCTGCAGGAGTTACAACTCATGTTCCGAACTTTGTCACATCCATCGCGCAGGACGGCGGAACTCTTCAGGGAACAGTATTGTCCGTTTATTCCGTTGTTTCCATTTTTGGTATGCTGGGCGGCGGCGTGTTGATGGACAAACTCGGCATCCGCAAGACCGTTCTTTGTGCAGCTGTACTGGTTATCGTCGGGCTGGCAAGTCTGGTGGCTTACTCTGTAACCGGAATTACAGTGGTCGTATTTGGATATGCATTCTTCGCACTGGCTATGTTCCTTCCGAAAGTTCTGCCGGCAGTTTTGATGTCCAAAGTATTCGGAACAAAAGATTATGCCGGAATTTATGCTACTGCTAATCTCTTCTTCCTGATCGGATCTGCTTTCGGCGCTGTGCTGACCTCTATTATCCAGGGGATTGCAGGTTATGGAATGACCTGGATCTTCTACATGATCGTAGCTGTTTTAATGTTCTTCTTTGTATCCGGCGCCATCAGCGGAAGTGAGAAGCTTCAGGCAAAATATCCGCAGGGTGATTAA
- a CDS encoding SDR family NAD(P)-dependent oxidoreductase, which yields MFENEFEGKVVLVTGGTTGIGYATVKSYLKAGAKVYFLGKEGEDVSAQLEELKSINPNYEFKHKAINLCDYKAAQELYAEIEEMWGKLDILVNNAGVDSSLPIHKMKQAQWDYVMDTNIKSMFNMTKYAIKMLKKTKGCIVNTASVAGIYGSGCGCPYPVSKGGVIAFTQSMAWEQAYAGIRCNAVAPGVINTKLLDTVPPFAKKNLAQGIPLRYIGEPQVIADAILFLSSSAASYITGVTLPVDGGYRPANVAN from the coding sequence ATGTTTGAAAACGAATTTGAAGGAAAAGTTGTACTGGTTACTGGTGGTACCACAGGCATTGGATATGCCACTGTAAAATCTTATCTGAAAGCAGGAGCAAAAGTTTATTTCCTCGGCAAAGAAGGAGAAGATGTAAGCGCACAGCTTGAGGAACTCAAATCCATCAATCCAAATTATGAATTTAAACACAAAGCAATCAACCTGTGCGATTACAAAGCTGCACAGGAACTGTATGCTGAAATTGAAGAAATGTGGGGAAAACTGGATATTTTAGTAAACAACGCCGGTGTTGACAGCAGCCTTCCTATCCACAAAATGAAACAGGCGCAGTGGGATTATGTTATGGATACCAATATTAAAAGTATGTTCAACATGACAAAATATGCCATCAAAATGCTGAAAAAGACAAAGGGCTGTATCGTAAATACTGCTTCTGTAGCAGGTATTTATGGTTCCGGATGCGGATGCCCATATCCGGTATCCAAAGGCGGTGTTATCGCTTTCACACAGTCTATGGCATGGGAGCAGGCTTATGCCGGAATCCGCTGCAACGCTGTTGCACCGGGTGTTATCAACACAAAGCTTCTTGACACTGTTCCGCCATTTGCTAAGAAAAACCTTGCACAGGGTATCCCTCTTCGCTATATTGGCGAACCTCAGGTTATCGCTGATGCGATTCTTTTCCTGTCTTCCAGCGCCGCTTCCTATATCACAGGCGTTACCCTGCCTGTAGACGGCGGATACAGACCGGCAAATGTCGCTAATTAA